A region from the Leishmania panamensis strain MHOM/PA/94/PSC-1 chromosome 20 sequence genome encodes:
- a CDS encoding hypothetical protein (TriTrypDB/GeneDB-style sysID: LpmP.20.3690) — protein MSATSFQLSDRTNETPSSNASSGSLPLQSAPCDEATRATCHAKHLHNEVQPHLDVIHRELEELKHRRERLEAQRKELLQGKRGSAEGQRTGWISGSVSTHAGAARTNSTPGLTGAHPRSEMESLAACPASHGSRERHSKSSHHDSLLLAGLRPIPSEQERRRMLKATPHLAIKNALRDAAQQDSTLLMGTFLLEDNPHTCTFSRERRFRPLLGQSGKYFLSTDFAADQCFNRSHAHAVTSLKAWGSSSQTPGPGAYTPRYSKLSRAPRAY, from the coding sequence atGTCAGCTACTTCCTTTCAACTTAGCGACCGTACGAACGAGACGCCTTCGTCCAACGCCTCGAGTGGCTCCCTGCCGCTTCAAAGCGCCCCTTGTGACGAGGCCACCCGCGCCACGTGCCACGCGAAGCATCTACACAATGAAGTGCAACCCCACCTGGACGTGATTCACCGAGAGCtagaggagctgaagcacCGTCGTGAGCGCCTTGAGGCTCAGCGCAAGGAACTGCTCCAGGGCAAGCGTGGATCCGCGGAGGGACAGCGGACGGGGTGGATTTCGGGCAGTGTGTCGACGCATGCGGGCGCAGCGAGGACAAACTCAACTCCCGGTCTTACCGGCGCTCACCCCCGCAGCGAGATGGAGTCTCTTGCGGCCTGCCCCGCATCGCACGGAAGTCGTGAGCGGCATTCAAAAAGCTCCCATCACGactctcttctgcttgctGGCCTGAGGCCTATTCCATCAGAGCAGGAGCGGCGACGTATGCTAAAAGCGACTCCGCATCTCGCCATCAAAAATGCACTACGCGATGCGGCCCAGCAAGACAGCACTCTTCTCATGGGGACTTTCTTGCTAGAAGACAACCCGCATACGTGTACCTTTAGTCGAGAACGTCGCTTTCGTCCTCTGCTTGGCCAGAGCGGGAAGTACTTCCTCAGCACGGACTTTGCCGCGGACCAGTGTTTCAATCGtagccacgcacacgctgtgACGTCTCTGAAGGCATGGGGTAGCAGTAGTCAGACACCCGGCCCAGGCGCCTACACGCCCCGATACAGCAAGCTTTCGCGTGCACCACGCGCGTACTAG
- a CDS encoding hypothetical protein (TriTrypDB/GeneDB-style sysID: LpmP.20.3710) — MLDIPDYREKPFLRLVYAWPAFVGIILFTLSTFVGMARCVLRSLDSGSPPRIGLNTTTSVRQDIFNVIAAPLIFQGLCVSVYTTWMSWKFFRHN; from the coding sequence ATGTTAGACATACCCGATTACCGTGAAAAGCCCTTTCTACGCTTGGTTTACGCATGGCCCGCCTTCGTAGGCATCATCCTCTTCACTCTGTCCACCTTCGTTGGGATGGCGCGCTGCGTTCTTCGAAGTCTCGACAGCGGTTCCCCCCCACGTATCGGTCTGAATACCACTACCTCTGTCAGACAAGATATTTTCAATGTTATAGCAGCCCCACTCATCTTTCAGGGTCTGTGTGTGAGCGTCTACACCACATGGATGAGTTGGAAGTTCTTCCGCCACAATTAA
- a CDS encoding hypothetical protein (TriTrypDB/GeneDB-style sysID: LpmP.20.3720) yields the protein MNAFLNLAGSPQQLLLETRRAEAKATQVKEIFDRATLCFEVFHGLKEHNYATQLIMRCQLCKKEVHNLHSLGDLVFQEPVKASISELKVILPKCICTTSRHDMSACECAGMNSAAY from the coding sequence ATGAATGCCTTCCTCAATCTCGCCGGCAGccctcagcagctgctgctggagacgaggagggcTGAAGCGAAGGCGACACAAGTAAAGGAAATCTTCGACAGAGCAACTCTCTGCTTCGAAGTGTTCCACGGCTTAAAGGAACACAACTACGCGACACAGTTGATCATGCGCTGTCAGTTGTGCAAGAAGGAAGTCCACAATCTGCACAGCCTAGGCGACCTTGTCTTTCAAGAGCCGGTCAAGGCTAGCATAAGTGAGCTGAAGGTCATCCTGCCCAAGTGCatctgcaccacctctcGCCATGATATGAGTGCCTGTGAGTGTGCTGGCATGAATTCTGCCGCATACTAG